Genomic DNA from Mauremys mutica isolate MM-2020 ecotype Southern chromosome 13, ASM2049712v1, whole genome shotgun sequence:
TTGATGCCAAACATACATGAGAGAAATCAAATGAacatcacagaattcatcctcctgggatttggggATCTCCCTCAACTTCATAGTCTTCTTTTCCTGGTGTTTCTAGTGATCTATGCTGTGACCGTggctgggaacatcctcatcattgtGCTAGTTAAGgttgatcagcaccttcacacccccatgtatttcttcctggggaacttgtcctgcttggagacctgctacacctccaccatcctgcccaggctgctggccagtctcctgaaTGGGGACAGAACCATCTCTGTTACTGGCTGCATTGCACAATTATATGTCTTTGGTTCTCTGGCAGGCACAGAATGTTTTCTCTTATCTGTGATGTcctatgatcggtatttagcaatATGCAAACCTCTGCATTACACAGCACTTATGAATGGCAGGTTGTGCCTCCAACTAGTAGTTGGGTTGTGGATAGGTGGATTTATGTCTGTTTCCATCTTTATATTTATGATGTCACAATTAAcattctgtggccccaatgaaattgaccatttcttttgtgattttcgTCCAATAATAAAACTCTCCTGCATTGACACCCACATGGTGGAAGTTGCTAGTTTCATATCTTCCTCCATATTCACCCTGCCTCCATTTCTATTGACGGTGGTATCCTATGTTtatatcatctccaccatcctgcgAATCCCATCCAGCACCGGGAGGCAAAAGGCTTTTTCCACCTactcctctcacctcattgtggtgacaattttctaCGGGACTCTCATCATGGTGTATTTGGTCTCAGAGTCTGATGCATTGAGGGACCTGAACAAAGTGTTCTCTTTCTTCTATGGAGTCCTGACCCCATTGCTCAACCCCCTCatatacagcctgagaaacaaggaggTAAAGGAAGCCTTGAGAAAAGTTCTCCGTaaatttttggttttttaaatgaatacagCATGATTCTCGGAATCAGAAGTTCCTGAATCCAAGTGTAGAGTCTGGGTGTTGCCTACCTGCAGCCATCTGACTCATTTTGGAGGAAAATTAGGACACCGAGCCATATCCCTAGATATTCACTGCACCCTCAGACCCACTCTCATGTCTGAAGAAACCTGTGCATCCTCCTTGCATTTGGCTTATTCTCCTTTGAGAGTGGATGAATTTGCaagtaaatattttaattagttcatgagaataaaataattaaaataagatCCTTAAGAAATTTAGCATTTGTCAGCTCTAGTTTTGTCCCGAGTGATCTTAAAACTGGACTAAAACATACTCTTCATACTTTCTTTTATGTTGGAactcatttaaaatatttgtgtagGTTACATGTGAAGACATTAGGTGTTAATGAAGCTCTAGGTTAAGAAAAATGTTATAAAATAACCAGATTAGGAATACATTTTATTCATGGTCATGTCAGTAGTTCAGGTTACTTCATACTGGGACCCTGGTGACATGAGGGGTAAATCTGCCAATACCCACTCTTCATCTCCTGTAATATGAATGTTTCAGTTTGATGACCTCAAATTAGTGAAGAAGGGAAGTTAAATAGTTAGGTGGGCCAAGAGTTCTCATTGATGCCTTGGCATATATGCTTCCTGCTCCAGTGTTTCTTCAGAGAGGTGGTGGGTCTCTGCTACACTGCCCCAGGATCAGCCAAGGGACGGGTTTCTGACTCAGAAAGGTACagttccctcctctctgctcttcCCTTGGTCCCTGGAAGCAGTAATTTGCTTCCTGACAGGTCATTAGGAATGGAAACTAAAATTGTACTGCCAAAATTGTCCATGTCTGTCTTTTctgttggtgtcatctgcaaattttataacaaTTAGCACATAAGATATATGTGCATGGGCCAAGataaatttctttctttctttctttctttctttctttctttctttctttctttctttctttctttctttctttgatattAAATCAAAAACTCAGGCCCCTATACTGACTTAAAGGAATAATTCATGTACATGTAAATTAGTGTCAGGCTGCTATATATGCTTGATCCAGGCTCCAGAGGGAGACAGGATTTTCTGCACATAAATGgggtacagtaactccccacttaacgtcctcccaCTTAATGTTGTTTCGAAGTTACGtcactgctccattagggaacatactcgtttaaagttgtgcaatgctcccttataacgtcctttggctgactttacaagggagcattgcataaGTTCTGCTTCtccacttcctccccctcccttccgccctccctcccagcgcttcccccgcTGCTAAACAGCTAtttggtggcacttaggactttctgggagggagggagcaagcaAGCGAGCAGggaaactgccccccccccccgtggcaggcagggccacccagaatgcaggggctttaggggctgcagggccctgggctaagggggcccagggggcctggcctgcagctctagagtccctttcagaatgtggccctgcgagcacgggctggaggactcaggaggagcaggggcagccacgcAGCCAGCGGTCGGAGAGAAGCGccactttccccttcaaagccggccagagagaagtttcactttgaaggggaaagcactgcttctctccggccgctggctgcgcggctgcccctgcgcctcctgagtcctccagcccgtgctcgcagggccacattctgaaagggactctagagctgcaggccagggcccctgggcccccttagcccagggccctgcagcccctaaaccCCCTGCAttccaggtggccctgcctgtgggagtatgtgtgtggggagcagctcccagAATTGTGGctccctgcaccaaacaggagctgccccaggtaagtgctctgcatctcctgcctgccccagccctgagcctcttcacgcacccccaccctgagttccctcctgcaccctatcTCCCTGTCAgacactgcaccccaacctgagctccctcccacaccctaaatccctcccagaccctgcacccccagccctgacctgcaggggtaagccaggggcacctccccaccacagtacagtactatacagtatataatgccttttgtctgccccaaaTACATTTCCTTGGAATC
This window encodes:
- the LOC123348644 gene encoding olfactory receptor 1020-like, which produces MKLMPNIHERNQMNITEFILLGFGDLPQLHSLLFLVFLVIYAVTVAGNILIIVLVKVDQHLHTPMYFFLGNLSCLETCYTSTILPRLLASLLNGDRTISVTGCIAQLYVFGSLAGTECFLLSVMSYDRYLAICKPLHYTALMNGRLCLQLVVGLWIGGFMSVSIFIFMMSQLTFCGPNEIDHFFCDFRPIIKLSCIDTHMVEVASFISSSIFTLPPFLLTVVSYVYIISTILRIPSSTGRQKAFSTYSSHLIVVTIFYGTLIMVYLVSESDALRDLNKVFSFFYGVLTPLLNPLIYSLRNKEVKEALRKVLRKFLVF